The genomic segment TTATTATCAAcctcgtgaaaaataaaagatacttaattgaataaattattaatttcaaatgaaaatgtcATATCTTTCAAGGTTTCTGACACACCAGTGGTacggagaatttttatttatggagAACTACACGTCGGACTCGAGCGATTCGGATTCCAGTACCAAAACATTGGATTTATCCTATTTGATGCTCGACACACAACTGCTGAACGATCATTTCACCAATACGAAAAATCCAGAAAACGTAGACACGTTGTTGCTCCATCAAAATCGATTGAACAACATTCCACAGATGATAGTCAGGTTCACGAACTTGAACTCGTTGGACATATCAAATTGCGGCCTTCATCGACTCCCCGATTTCCTTGGGGATTGCCCTCTCACGTGTTTGGTGGCTAAGCACAATAATTTGACGAATGATTCGTTgcctaaaaattttcaaaatttgtccAGACTCAGAGAGCTGAATCTGAGCGGTAACAGATTGACAAATTTTCCAATGCAAATTCTAGATCTGACAGAGATTAAGTATCTGTATTTGGGTGGTAATCAAATCACTGAAATCAGTAAAGATGTTTGGAAACTGCaaaggtatatttttttcagttcaAGTTTTTCAATCTACGATAGTTTAATCAAACATTAATCAAACATTTCGATTTTACAAAGTTTTCTTTGCGTGCGCCAAGAAGGATAGtcataaaatatcaaacgTAAAACTTACGTATACGCAtcgagtatttaaaaaatatttcgatccaATCcatcttttaacttttattaaagtaattggaagaataaaaaatgataaaaaaatgaataattttatttaaagattgcACGTTTTATCGATGGGAGGGAACAGATTGACGGAAGTACCATCCACCTTGGGCGAGTTGATGTCTCTTCAAGCGTTGATATTGTGCGACAACATGCTGGAGAGTTTACCTAGTTCCATAGCAAAATTGACCAATTTGAAATCATTGTTACTTCACAAGAACAGATTGAGAACGTTGCCCACTGAAATCATCACGTTGAAATGTTTGACAGAGgtgatgtaaaataattataatatcaacaaagataaaatatataatagaattatattataaatttaattaatccataatattattctatctgTAAATGTATATGcgcgaagaaaaatagaaataattgtagtatccttatatgtaataattgtaatttattcctatttatttgtttatatttttttggttCAGTTATCTTTGAGGGATAATCCATTAGTAGTAAGATTCGTATCGGATATGACACACAATCCTCCATCCCTATTGGAACTGGCAGCTAGGGTGATAAAGACCAATGACATCCGATACGATAGGGAGAGCATACCAAGGAACCTGGTGGAGTATCTAAACAGCGGTCACCGTTGCGTCAATTCTAAGTGTAAAGGTCAGCGCCTAgacttgtaatataaaatgcaaAGTTCAATCAGCTTGACCACCAACGAcatccattcttttttttgattcatgATCGGCAGCGTTATCACTACTGCACTATTGCACAGTGTACACATGCACTTCTCCTTGGAATTGTTTTCACATTTCAATCTCAGTGGAGCAAGTTGAAACAATACACAATAAATACGAAAGCCACTATTGAAATTGTGCAATGttcatctttatattttaaaaaaaaaaataaaaagtttattcgtCTCGTTACAGGTGTATTCTTCAATAATAGAGTAGAACACGTCAAGTTTGTCGATTTCTGTGGAAAGTATCGCCTACCTCTGCTACAATATCTTTGTAGCAGGAAATGTATAGAATCACGAGATGGGGACGAAGTGGTCAGTGGTGCGATGATAAGAAAAGTTCTTTTGGGCTGATTAGATGCAATTTTACAACTTCAAGATTTCTTATCTTTCCGCTCAAAGGAGATAgaagaatatcgatcgatcaacgATTGTCAAATAATACAGTTTCAAGATTTGAAGGTTGAACGGAGGAGATAAAGGAGGGATTATGATACTTGCGATATAATTGCACGTTTCGaatagaaaattcgaaactcgagacatgtatatgtatatacatacatatatatatacatatacatgaaCATACATTGATTGTAAATCGAAGATAAGTTAAAGAAAAGTTCAACCAAACGATAATATCGTTATAATAAGTCTTTCAAAGCTGATGAATCGTTTTGAGTGTCAAAATtgccatttttatatatatatatatacactatacatacatataaaatatatgtatacttgACCGAGTTTTGTTTCGTTTGCGTTGCATACTTACTTACTTGCTCCATCGTATCCGCGTCCATCGTGCAGAACTGTAGCGAATGAAACCGCAATGTTTGTTAACGTTAtcgttttattgttaaataaaccACAAAatctacaataataataataatcatattatcatatagaGTCTCCCCCGTAGGAACGGAGGCGTTCGATCCTCGCTTAAAACACATCCATTGATTTATTTCTACGATTACCGATTATCGACTATTCTCTCTCGTGTGTGAACCGTGTAAAACTGAAAACATCCGTCAAGTGAACGGTAGCGAAGCGAACGatgttacttttattatatcgcgATTCGTCGATATAGAGTCGTTTAAGATTCATAGAGAAcatcgttatttattattattattattattatttttttttcctttttttcattttttttttttcatttttccccctttttttcttaataactcGAAGTAAGTCGGTGACAATCTTCGGTGAATATATAGCAATATCGGTATTAAGAGTTCGCtagtctttttttctttttcattctgtttttttttttttt from the Apis mellifera strain DH4 linkage group LG9, Amel_HAv3.1, whole genome shotgun sequence genome contains:
- the LOC411291 gene encoding leucine-rich repeat-containing protein 58 codes for the protein MENYTSDSSDSDSSTKTLDLSYLMLDTQLLNDHFTNTKNPENVDTLLLHQNRLNNIPQMIVRFTNLNSLDISNCGLHRLPDFLGDCPLTCLVAKHNNLTNDSLPKNFQNLSRLRELNLSGNRLTNFPMQILDLTEIKYLYLGGNQITEISKDVWKLQRLHVLSMGGNRLTEVPSTLGELMSLQALILCDNMLESLPSSIAKLTNLKSLLLHKNRLRTLPTEIITLKCLTELSLRDNPLVVRFVSDMTHNPPSLLELAARVIKTNDIRYDRESIPRNLVEYLNSGHRCVNSKCKGVFFNNRVEHVKFVDFCGKYRLPLLQYLCSRKCIESRDGDEVVSGAMIRKVLLG